Proteins co-encoded in one Arachis stenosperma cultivar V10309 chromosome 7, arast.V10309.gnm1.PFL2, whole genome shotgun sequence genomic window:
- the LOC130941294 gene encoding kinesin-like protein KIN-14U isoform X1 gives MVEEQILMRPETAANLSPDSVAEFPVSPPVYNDVVVVPEQEKDVLQNLISNLESEIKQLRIKQRTWDEKRRGALRRILDIKGSIRVFCRIRPFLLAEKRRGSEPVSAGSERIRMKFGGRKKDFEFDKVFCQEASQESVFVEVEPILRSAMDGHNVCVFAYGQTGTGKTFTMDGSNEQPGIIPRALEELFRQSSVDNSSSFTFSMSMLEVYMGNLRDLLAPRLCNKAYEPMTKCNLNIQTDPKGFIEVEGLSEVPISDYAKARWWYNKGKRFRSTSWTNVNEASSRSHCLTRINIFRHGDGLEARREVSRLWMVDLGGSERLLKTGAKGLTMDEGRAINLSLSALADVIAALKRKRCHVPYRNSKLTQILKDSLGDGSKVLMLVHISPSEEDICETICSLNFAKRARAVESCKEVPMELKKQKEKNIMELEEDIREAIEQRQNLGDQIQKVEFRLTESRKLFSTTYSLPENDSMETFTTSKDDVKEVIETPKASKKTIQRNFSSSVPRFMNPTIASRQRQSVSEREISARSKILRSAVTRNSIQFPCSQSLSHSDLRIKAILRSSNAKSQYAKTNTVLAEKPKCIESEQKIINPQGKMITSTDPNLRVTLCRHRRRMSDLV, from the exons ATGGTGGAGGAACAGATTCTGATGCGTCCAGAGACCGCTGCTAATTTGAGTCCGGATTCCGTCGCTGAGTTCCCCGTTTCGCCGCCGGTTTACAATGACGTCGTTGTGGTGCCTGAGCAAGAAAAGGACGTGCTTCAGAATTTGATCTCCAATTTAGAAA GTGAAATTAAGCAGCTGAGGATTAAGCAGAGAACGTGGGATGAAAAGCGGAGAGGGGCTTTGAGAAGGATATTAGACATTAAAG GGAGCATTAGAGTATTTTGTAGGATTAGACCATTTCTGCTGGCAGAGAAGAGAAGAGGTTCTGAACCAGTTTCGGCTGGATCGGAGAGAATTCGGATGAAGTTTGGAGGGAGGAAGAAAGATTTTGAGTTTGATAAGGTCTTCTGTCAAGAAGCAAGTCAAG AAAGTGTTTTTGTTGAGGTTGAGCCAATTCTGAGATCGGCAATGGATGGCCACAATGTGTGTGTTTTTGCTTATGGTCAAACAGGCACAGGAAAAACATTCACAATG gatggTTCAAATGAGCAGCCTGGAATTATTCCGCGAGCTCTTGAAGAGCTCTTTCGTCAATCATCTGTGGataattcatcttcttttacCTTTTCAATGAGCATGTTGGAAGTTTACATGGGCAATCTCAGGGATCTGCTGGCTCCAAGACTGTGTAATAAAGCATATGAACCTATGACAAAATG CAATCTCAACATCCAAACAGATCCAAAGGGGTTTATTGAAGTTGAGGGTCTCTCTGAAGTGCCGATTTCAGATTATGCTAAAGCCAGATGGTGGTACAACAAGGGAAAAAGGTTCAGATCCACATCATGGACAAACGTCAATGAAGCGTCAAGCAGGTCACACTG CTTGACAAGGATAAACATTTTTCGCCATGGGGATGGTTTGGAAGCTAGAAGGGAAGTAAGTAGACTGTGGATGGTTGATCTTGGAGGCAGTGAACGGCTGCTTAAAACCGGAGCCAAAGGGCTAACAATGGACGAGGGCCGAGCCATTAATCTTTCCCTTTCTGCTTTAGCTGATGTCATTGCAGCTTTGAAGAGGAAGAGGTGCCATGTGCCTTACAG AAATAGCAAGCTGACTCAAATATTAAAAGATTCCCTTG GTGATGGCTCAAAGGTCTTGATGCTTGTGCATATAAGCCCATCTGAAGAAGATATTTGTGAGACAATTTGTTCCTTGAACTTTGCAAAGAGGGCAAGAGCAGTAGAGTCTTGCAAAGAAGTACCAATG GAATTGAAGAAGCAGAAGGAGAAGAACATTATGGAGCTCGAGGAAGACATTAGGGAAGCCATAGAACAACGTCAAAATTTAGGGGATCAAATACAGAAGGTTGAGTTCAGGTTAACTGAGAGTAGAAAGCTCTTCTCAACTACATATAGTCTTCCGGAAAATGACAGCATGGAAACCTTTACTACGTCCAAAGATGATGTCAAAGAGGTTATTGAAACTCCCAAAGCATCTAAGAAGACTATTCAAAGAAACTTCTCTAGTTCAGTGCCTCGATTCATGAATCCAACGATTGCTAGTCGCCAAAGGCAAAGTGTTTCCGAACGAGAAATCAGTGCTAGATCAAAGATTTTAAGATCGGCAGTCACTAGAAACTCAATCCAGTTTCCTTGTTCCCAATCATTAAGCCATTCAGATCTCCGCATCAAAGCAATTCTACGAAGTTCAAATGCAAAGTCTCAATATGCTAAAACAAATACAGTCCTTGCAGAAAAGCCCAAGTGCATTGAATCAGAACAAAAAATCATTAATCCTCAGGGCAAGATGATTACATCAACAGATCCAAACTTGAGAGTTACATTGTGCCGTCATAGAAGAAGAATGTCTGATCTCGTTTAA
- the LOC130941294 gene encoding kinesin-like protein KIN-14U isoform X2 → MDGHNVCVFAYGQTGTGKTFTMDGSNEQPGIIPRALEELFRQSSVDNSSSFTFSMSMLEVYMGNLRDLLAPRLCNKAYEPMTKCNLNIQTDPKGFIEVEGLSEVPISDYAKARWWYNKGKRFRSTSWTNVNEASSRSHCLTRINIFRHGDGLEARREVSRLWMVDLGGSERLLKTGAKGLTMDEGRAINLSLSALADVIAALKRKRCHVPYRNSKLTQILKDSLGDGSKVLMLVHISPSEEDICETICSLNFAKRARAVESCKEVPMELKKQKEKNIMELEEDIREAIEQRQNLGDQIQKVEFRLTESRKLFSTTYSLPENDSMETFTTSKDDVKEVIETPKASKKTIQRNFSSSVPRFMNPTIASRQRQSVSEREISARSKILRSAVTRNSIQFPCSQSLSHSDLRIKAILRSSNAKSQYAKTNTVLAEKPKCIESEQKIINPQGKMITSTDPNLRVTLCRHRRRMSDLV, encoded by the exons ATGGATGGCCACAATGTGTGTGTTTTTGCTTATGGTCAAACAGGCACAGGAAAAACATTCACAATG gatggTTCAAATGAGCAGCCTGGAATTATTCCGCGAGCTCTTGAAGAGCTCTTTCGTCAATCATCTGTGGataattcatcttcttttacCTTTTCAATGAGCATGTTGGAAGTTTACATGGGCAATCTCAGGGATCTGCTGGCTCCAAGACTGTGTAATAAAGCATATGAACCTATGACAAAATG CAATCTCAACATCCAAACAGATCCAAAGGGGTTTATTGAAGTTGAGGGTCTCTCTGAAGTGCCGATTTCAGATTATGCTAAAGCCAGATGGTGGTACAACAAGGGAAAAAGGTTCAGATCCACATCATGGACAAACGTCAATGAAGCGTCAAGCAGGTCACACTG CTTGACAAGGATAAACATTTTTCGCCATGGGGATGGTTTGGAAGCTAGAAGGGAAGTAAGTAGACTGTGGATGGTTGATCTTGGAGGCAGTGAACGGCTGCTTAAAACCGGAGCCAAAGGGCTAACAATGGACGAGGGCCGAGCCATTAATCTTTCCCTTTCTGCTTTAGCTGATGTCATTGCAGCTTTGAAGAGGAAGAGGTGCCATGTGCCTTACAG AAATAGCAAGCTGACTCAAATATTAAAAGATTCCCTTG GTGATGGCTCAAAGGTCTTGATGCTTGTGCATATAAGCCCATCTGAAGAAGATATTTGTGAGACAATTTGTTCCTTGAACTTTGCAAAGAGGGCAAGAGCAGTAGAGTCTTGCAAAGAAGTACCAATG GAATTGAAGAAGCAGAAGGAGAAGAACATTATGGAGCTCGAGGAAGACATTAGGGAAGCCATAGAACAACGTCAAAATTTAGGGGATCAAATACAGAAGGTTGAGTTCAGGTTAACTGAGAGTAGAAAGCTCTTCTCAACTACATATAGTCTTCCGGAAAATGACAGCATGGAAACCTTTACTACGTCCAAAGATGATGTCAAAGAGGTTATTGAAACTCCCAAAGCATCTAAGAAGACTATTCAAAGAAACTTCTCTAGTTCAGTGCCTCGATTCATGAATCCAACGATTGCTAGTCGCCAAAGGCAAAGTGTTTCCGAACGAGAAATCAGTGCTAGATCAAAGATTTTAAGATCGGCAGTCACTAGAAACTCAATCCAGTTTCCTTGTTCCCAATCATTAAGCCATTCAGATCTCCGCATCAAAGCAATTCTACGAAGTTCAAATGCAAAGTCTCAATATGCTAAAACAAATACAGTCCTTGCAGAAAAGCCCAAGTGCATTGAATCAGAACAAAAAATCATTAATCCTCAGGGCAAGATGATTACATCAACAGATCCAAACTTGAGAGTTACATTGTGCCGTCATAGAAGAAGAATGTCTGATCTCGTTTAA